Proteins encoded together in one Oscillatoria sp. FACHB-1407 window:
- a CDS encoding potassium-transporting ATPase subunit F encodes MKLNSLKPSLPSLEITSQSLEAVSEVWSEWRRQKLPLYLFLALCFNLVVAPVVYAASGNEFTRTQAWSLGLLGLGTVALSVYLFFVMFVPEKF; translated from the coding sequence ATGAAACTCAATTCTCTAAAACCATCCCTTCCATCGCTGGAAATAACCTCTCAATCCCTTGAGGCGGTTTCAGAAGTCTGGTCAGAATGGCGCAGGCAAAAGCTACCACTGTATTTATTCCTGGCTTTGTGTTTCAACCTGGTTGTTGCCCCTGTTGTTTATGCTGCCAGTGGCAATGAATTCACTCGCACTCAAGCCTGGTCGTTAGGGCTACTAGGACTGGGAACTGTGGCGCTTTCCGTTTATTTGTTCTTTGTCATGTTTGTACCGGAGAAGTTCTAA
- the kdpC gene encoding K(+)-transporting ATPase subunit C — protein sequence MSFAREAGRAIRSTLVLWVITALIYPLMMVAFGQLAFPFQANGSILTNTQGQPIGSALIGQPFTSDRYFNSRPSTTNYSTANPNADEAGILKTGVSGASNLAPSNPDLLKRVQESTTQLKQSGIEPTADLVYTSGSSLDPHITPEAARAQITRVATARGLQPNQLQDLINQNTDGRFLGIFGEPGVNVLRLNLALDALSS from the coding sequence ATGAGTTTTGCACGCGAGGCAGGTAGAGCCATTCGATCGACCCTGGTACTCTGGGTCATCACTGCTCTGATTTATCCACTGATGATGGTTGCTTTTGGACAACTGGCTTTTCCCTTCCAGGCAAACGGTAGTATTTTGACGAATACTCAGGGGCAGCCTATTGGTTCAGCCTTGATTGGACAGCCATTTACGAGCGATCGCTACTTCAACAGTCGCCCCAGCACCACCAACTACAGCACCGCTAACCCGAATGCAGACGAAGCTGGCATTCTCAAAACGGGCGTGTCAGGCGCAAGCAATTTGGCTCCGTCTAATCCTGATCTGCTCAAGCGAGTTCAGGAAAGCACGACTCAACTGAAACAGTCCGGTATTGAACCCACCGCCGATTTGGTTTACACCTCTGGTTCCAGCCTTGACCCCCATATCACACCGGAAGCTGCTAGAGCGCAGATTACACGGGTAGCAACGGCACGGGGTCTGCAACCCAACCAACTCCAAGATCTGATTAATCAGAACACAGATGGTCGCTTTTTAGGCATCTTTGGTGAACCAGGGGTGAACGTGCTGAGGCTTAATCTGGCTCTCGATGCATTAAGCAGCTAA
- a CDS encoding universal stress protein, with translation MYHSSNPSPDSTYIRPAHRGKHKIFIGMAPGVGKTYRMLEEGHRLRQEGIDVVIGLLETHNRQETAQRAEGLETLPRQQINCSGVILSEMDTDGILVRQPQLVLIDELAHTNVPGSQREKRYQDVEVVLAAGIDVFSTVNIQHLESLNDLVARITGVVVRERIPDRLLEEADQVVVIDVTPETLEDRLKDGKIYAPEKVDQSLQNFFQRRNLIALRELALREVADNIEEDALEEASNGSKADAPFCNIHERVLVCVSTYPNAIQLIRRGARIAGYMHAPFYCLFVDDPDRFLTKAESLHVETCERLCKEFGGEFIRVTNYDKAKAIADVAKNYYITQIVIGESQRSRWKLMLSGSLTHKLLRSLKNIDVHIIATDKQGS, from the coding sequence ATGTATCACTCGTCCAATCCCTCACCTGACAGCACCTACATTCGCCCTGCCCATCGGGGCAAGCACAAAATTTTTATTGGGATGGCTCCCGGTGTCGGTAAAACCTACCGAATGCTTGAAGAGGGGCATCGCCTCCGACAGGAAGGCATTGACGTGGTAATTGGGTTACTCGAAACCCATAATCGGCAGGAGACCGCACAACGGGCAGAAGGGCTGGAAACATTGCCCCGTCAGCAAATTAACTGTTCTGGCGTTATTTTGTCTGAAATGGACACAGATGGGATCTTGGTTCGCCAACCGCAACTGGTTCTGATTGATGAACTTGCCCATACCAATGTCCCCGGTTCTCAGCGAGAAAAACGCTATCAGGATGTAGAAGTTGTGTTGGCAGCAGGAATTGATGTTTTTTCAACCGTCAATATCCAGCATTTAGAAAGCTTGAATGACTTGGTTGCTCGAATTACAGGGGTTGTGGTGCGGGAGCGAATCCCCGATCGCTTGCTGGAAGAAGCCGATCAAGTAGTCGTGATTGATGTCACACCAGAGACACTAGAAGATCGCCTCAAAGACGGTAAAATCTACGCCCCTGAAAAAGTTGACCAATCGCTGCAAAACTTCTTCCAACGGCGTAATCTGATTGCCTTACGTGAATTAGCCTTACGAGAGGTTGCTGACAATATTGAAGAAGATGCTCTGGAGGAAGCATCGAATGGAAGTAAAGCAGATGCTCCTTTTTGCAATATCCATGAGCGAGTTCTCGTTTGCGTTTCAACCTATCCCAATGCAATTCAGCTAATTCGACGCGGTGCCCGAATTGCCGGATATATGCACGCTCCCTTCTACTGTTTGTTTGTGGATGATCCCGATCGCTTCCTCACTAAAGCAGAGAGTTTGCATGTTGAAACTTGCGAAAGGCTCTGTAAAGAGTTTGGTGGAGAATTTATCCGAGTGACAAACTATGACAAAGCGAAGGCGATCGCAGACGTTGCAAAAAACTATTACATTACTCAAATTGTGATTGGTGAAAGTCAACGATCGCGTTGGAAACTGATGCTGAGCGGTTCACTGACTCATAAATTGTTGCGATCGCTCAAAAACATTGATGTTCACATTATCGCAACTGATAAACAAGGTTCTTAA
- a CDS encoding tyrosine-type recombinase/integrase produces MSPSPADPFLPIVIVPLQGGKVEEPRRAEPPDLRHWQIEEFLRQTGKADNTQRTYRGQLVRFAAWCDKSWLDVTPSDIGKYRRELKLKGLKPTSINHALNTLRSFYQWLRRSNGYPMNQPLPTDAIDLERQPELQADHIEAEDLSQLWAVLELEEKTRIRDRAIIAVLSHGLRASEASALNVEHWNGKILKVHRSKGQNVSEVPLSREARSHLEAYLEWRRQQGGLFEPLLESPMFLAQDPKSAGHRLGYKGLHRMVKKLGAISGVEDVKPHRFRHTFGTEVTRRGVDPLFGKELMGIKSDKVFQRYTKGVFKQAAAEACLKAIGESDENL; encoded by the coding sequence ATGTCTCCATCCCCCGCTGACCCGTTTTTGCCCATCGTGATTGTGCCGCTCCAGGGCGGCAAGGTAGAGGAGCCTCGACGGGCAGAACCACCAGACCTTAGGCACTGGCAGATTGAGGAGTTTCTGCGCCAGACGGGGAAGGCGGACAACACGCAGCGTACCTACCGGGGGCAGTTAGTACGATTTGCCGCCTGGTGCGATAAGTCCTGGTTGGACGTAACGCCCAGCGATATCGGCAAGTATCGGCGGGAGTTGAAGCTGAAGGGGTTGAAGCCGACCTCGATTAATCATGCGTTGAATACTCTGCGATCCTTCTACCAGTGGCTCCGGCGCAGCAATGGCTACCCAATGAATCAGCCACTGCCGACGGATGCGATCGATCTGGAGCGGCAGCCGGAACTCCAGGCAGACCACATCGAGGCGGAGGACTTGAGCCAACTGTGGGCGGTGCTGGAACTGGAGGAAAAAACTCGGATACGCGATCGGGCGATCATTGCGGTGCTCAGTCATGGACTACGGGCATCGGAAGCGTCTGCTCTGAATGTGGAGCATTGGAACGGCAAGATTTTGAAGGTTCATCGCTCGAAGGGGCAGAATGTGTCGGAGGTTCCATTGAGTCGAGAGGCACGATCTCATTTGGAGGCTTATCTGGAGTGGCGACGGCAGCAAGGGGGACTGTTTGAGCCACTGCTGGAGAGTCCGATGTTTCTGGCACAGGACCCAAAGAGTGCAGGGCATCGGTTGGGCTACAAAGGGTTGCACCGGATGGTGAAGAAGCTGGGGGCGATCTCAGGGGTGGAAGATGTGAAGCCCCACCGGTTCCGGCATACGTTTGGGACGGAGGTAACGCGGCGAGGCGTTGACCCACTGTTTGGCAAAGAGTTGATGGGAATTAAAAGCGACAAGGTGTTTCAGCGTTACACCAAAGGGGTGTTTAAGCAGGCGGCTGCGGAGGCGTGTCTGAAGGCGATTGGGGAAAGCGATGAGAACCTGTAG
- a CDS encoding HNH endonuclease, translating to MLRQDTARLLKVMGKTKRQHKAEWKKTRKRIWERDQGKCQGPYCIDTLPYSLPLWQADIDHIVELSNGGSNRDRNLRVLCRRCHVLRASHAHQGMIARALKQGLIPADWRPLVWE from the coding sequence ATGCTGCGACAAGACACGGCACGGTTATTAAAGGTTATGGGTAAAACCAAACGTCAGCACAAAGCCGAGTGGAAAAAAACGCGGAAGCGCATTTGGGAGCGAGATCAAGGAAAGTGCCAGGGACCTTACTGTATCGATACTTTGCCCTACTCACTCCCACTCTGGCAGGCGGATATTGATCACATTGTCGAGTTATCAAACGGTGGTAGTAACCGCGATCGCAACTTGCGTGTATTGTGTCGGCGCTGCCATGTACTTCGCGCCAGTCATGCCCACCAGGGAATGATCGCTCGCGCGTTAAAGCAAGGTTTAATTCCTGCTGATTGGCGTCCCTTAGTTTGGGAATAG
- a CDS encoding NACHT domain-containing protein, with product MDKDKRSSRSKKKKPQGSIQRATMSVYLTESGLRRLKGARSTYYRGGKSESDLIDAASTSASTLKRFFLRENVDYDTAVAIAIVLGLTEEQFHECIEERCPGQTPAFKEPEAPPDIPDPQLNLLLDRRDCLYRSLQEQTNRLTSSPLLGDTEPGRGRKDLFIPLQIVRREKSPQHFSRLQQNSFETPAEVDREEITALALETLLKQLLENLADSQSPGLRIAIVGDTGAGKTTFLQEFAEKIFEPPSEPEFGQLANSIAIWVSLADLKEPLEEHLLGEWLETALKQRHIDKETEDALEDLCQRKKVWLLLDGLDEYSNSSDSVSKLLKQLKGWLSNAHVILSSRPHLWAGRRNELDGFEIYQILDLGQPDSPSSVDAFLHKWWANEPELLSAFRSELHDPRNEQVRDLAKNPLLLTLLCKTWEILRRPMPSTKAGLYKEFVEAVDSWKRPTLSTADAQPEELYSALPRLACTAIDGGSHFWIQEELVKEILSPQLLGLATGIGWLKPMQVVTERQIENAYAFIHSSFQEYFASLAVRSRDFFLPCDHQNKPVKDETNPDQYKPYRVFDPHWREVILFWLGRNPREITAAEKDQFMWSVLQFDDGCENLFDRTRIYTLTDEGRNVFDGCSLNEVTSEDKEASPTVLFYDEWDDISHVWSDEAWLYNVKQYREKLTKFLGYWMHSENCINEPPDIDPSSLSDFDYMVHMVQFTTHKLNPGYKLYQKAKNQVEQLKTLRREELEAIDGFEFRDLVKRLNNSKDPFIRGRVVNNLINKHLISEDAIAVLIKHSGTSFNLNFMRSIAWILAQCSINQTDVVKAMASLLTRCNDKFVQVAIADYFYDLMVDSSTTTELLKLIIGGSNYGYKQQGERNPDCAHYFRHIIVRCSSRMSYTEFYDSWHKPTVVLQQS from the coding sequence ATGGATAAGGATAAACGCTCTTCCCGGAGTAAAAAGAAAAAGCCACAAGGCTCCATTCAACGTGCCACTATGAGCGTTTACTTAACAGAGTCTGGCTTGAGAAGACTTAAAGGGGCGCGATCAACTTATTATCGGGGAGGGAAATCAGAGAGCGATCTTATTGATGCTGCTTCTACCTCAGCAAGCACATTGAAAAGATTTTTTCTTCGAGAGAACGTAGATTATGACACTGCAGTGGCGATCGCCATTGTATTAGGTTTAACTGAAGAGCAGTTTCACGAGTGCATAGAAGAACGTTGTCCTGGTCAAACTCCTGCATTTAAGGAACCGGAAGCACCTCCTGATATACCGGATCCACAATTAAATCTTTTGCTAGATAGAAGAGACTGCTTGTATCGGTCTTTGCAGGAGCAAACGAACAGACTCACAAGTTCGCCACTTCTAGGCGACACGGAACCAGGACGTGGCCGGAAAGACCTTTTCATACCTCTCCAAATTGTGAGAAGAGAAAAAAGCCCTCAGCATTTTTCTAGACTGCAACAGAATTCTTTTGAAACACCAGCAGAAGTCGATCGCGAAGAAATAACCGCTCTGGCTCTAGAAACTCTACTCAAGCAGTTGCTGGAAAATTTAGCGGATAGCCAATCGCCTGGTCTGCGAATTGCGATCGTTGGAGACACTGGCGCAGGAAAAACAACCTTTCTGCAAGAATTTGCTGAAAAGATATTTGAGCCACCTTCCGAACCGGAGTTTGGGCAACTTGCGAACTCAATAGCAATCTGGGTCTCCCTTGCAGATTTGAAAGAACCCCTGGAAGAGCATTTACTAGGGGAATGGCTTGAGACGGCACTCAAACAGCGACACATCGACAAGGAAACTGAAGACGCACTAGAAGATTTATGTCAGCGCAAGAAGGTATGGCTGCTGCTTGACGGATTAGATGAATATTCAAATTCCAGTGACTCTGTTTCCAAGTTACTCAAACAACTGAAAGGCTGGCTCAGCAACGCGCACGTTATTCTATCGAGTCGCCCTCACTTGTGGGCAGGAAGGCGTAACGAACTAGATGGATTTGAAATCTATCAAATCCTTGACCTCGGTCAGCCTGATTCTCCTAGCTCAGTCGATGCATTCCTCCATAAATGGTGGGCGAATGAACCTGAATTACTCAGTGCTTTCCGTTCTGAGTTGCATGATCCAAGGAATGAACAAGTCCGGGATCTAGCCAAAAATCCACTGCTTCTGACTCTACTGTGCAAAACTTGGGAGATCTTGCGGAGACCCATGCCATCAACCAAAGCTGGGTTATACAAAGAGTTCGTCGAAGCGGTCGATAGTTGGAAACGCCCTACATTATCTACCGCTGATGCACAGCCAGAAGAACTTTACTCAGCCTTACCCAGGCTCGCATGTACAGCGATCGATGGAGGTTCTCATTTCTGGATACAGGAAGAATTAGTCAAGGAGATCCTCAGTCCACAATTATTAGGTCTTGCAACTGGTATCGGTTGGCTCAAACCAATGCAGGTCGTAACGGAGAGGCAGATAGAAAACGCCTATGCCTTCATCCACTCCTCTTTTCAGGAATATTTTGCGTCCCTCGCTGTCCGCAGTCGAGACTTTTTTCTTCCTTGCGATCACCAAAACAAGCCTGTGAAGGACGAGACGAATCCAGACCAGTACAAGCCCTACCGAGTTTTTGATCCTCATTGGAGAGAGGTTATTTTATTTTGGTTAGGACGGAATCCTAGAGAAATAACAGCAGCAGAAAAAGACCAATTCATGTGGTCAGTGTTGCAATTTGATGATGGATGCGAAAACCTCTTCGATCGAACACGCATATACACGCTTACTGATGAAGGGCGTAATGTGTTTGATGGTTGTAGTCTTAACGAAGTAACTTCTGAAGACAAAGAAGCTAGTCCAACAGTTTTATTTTATGACGAGTGGGACGATATATCTCACGTCTGGAGTGACGAAGCATGGCTGTATAACGTTAAACAATATCGTGAGAAGTTAACGAAGTTTTTAGGGTACTGGATGCATTCCGAAAACTGTATAAACGAACCTCCTGATATTGATCCTTCATCGCTTTCGGACTTTGATTACATGGTTCATATGGTTCAATTTACAACACATAAGCTCAATCCTGGATACAAGCTATATCAGAAGGCCAAAAATCAAGTTGAACAACTGAAGACTTTGCGTAGGGAAGAACTTGAAGCGATCGACGGTTTTGAATTTCGAGATTTAGTAAAGAGGTTGAATAATAGCAAAGATCCGTTTATTCGTGGCAGAGTCGTCAATAATTTAATAAACAAACATCTCATTAGTGAAGACGCAATTGCTGTCTTAATTAAGCATTCTGGAACCAGCTTTAACCTTAACTTTATGCGTTCAATTGCGTGGATTCTTGCTCAATGCAGTATCAACCAGACAGATGTGGTTAAAGCAATGGCTTCTCTGCTTACTCGGTGCAACGATAAATTTGTTCAAGTGGCGATCGCTGACTACTTCTACGATTTAATGGTTGACTCATCTACCACAACTGAGCTGTTAAAACTCATTATTGGAGGGTCAAACTATGGTTACAAGCAACAGGGGGAACGAAACCCAGATTGTGCACATTATTTTCGTCATATCATTGTGCGTTGCTCTAGCAGGATGAGCTATACCGAGTTCTACGACTCCTGGCACAAGCCTACTGTTGTTCTACAACAGTCATAA